One Deinococcus grandis DNA window includes the following coding sequences:
- the gap gene encoding type I glyceraldehyde-3-phosphate dehydrogenase yields MKVGINGFGRIGRLVFRVLEARGVEVVAINDLTDNKTLATLLKYDSTAGKFDGTVEYDDTSLTVNGKKIHALAERDPANIKWGEMGVDIVIESTGIFTSRDGAGKHIQGGAKKVIITAPAKGEDISVVLGVNEQDYDPAQHNIISNASCTTNSLGAPMKLIDEAFGIEKAIMTTVHSYTNDQRVLDLPHSDLRRARAAAVNIIPTSTGAAKAVSQVYPALKGKFDGTSLRVPTPTGSISDVVVILKRDVTAQEVNDVFRKAAEGSHKGIIAYTEDPIVLSDIVGDPHSAIIDGGLTMAMGSLVKFFSWYDNEWGYSNRIADLVQLVQQKG; encoded by the coding sequence ATGAAAGTAGGGATTAACGGCTTCGGCCGCATCGGCCGTCTGGTGTTCCGTGTTCTGGAAGCTCGCGGCGTTGAAGTGGTCGCCATCAACGACCTGACCGACAACAAGACGCTCGCCACCCTCCTGAAGTACGACAGCACCGCCGGGAAATTCGACGGCACCGTCGAGTACGACGACACCAGCCTGACCGTCAACGGCAAGAAGATCCACGCGCTGGCCGAACGCGACCCCGCCAACATCAAGTGGGGCGAGATGGGCGTCGACATCGTCATCGAGTCCACCGGCATCTTCACCAGCCGCGACGGCGCGGGCAAGCACATCCAGGGCGGCGCGAAGAAGGTCATCATCACCGCGCCCGCCAAGGGCGAGGACATCAGCGTCGTGCTGGGCGTCAACGAGCAGGACTACGACCCCGCGCAGCACAACATCATCAGCAACGCCAGCTGCACCACCAACAGCCTCGGCGCGCCCATGAAGCTCATCGATGAAGCCTTCGGCATCGAGAAGGCCATCATGACCACCGTGCACTCCTACACGAACGACCAGCGCGTGCTGGACCTGCCGCACAGCGACCTGCGCCGCGCCCGCGCCGCCGCCGTGAACATCATCCCCACCAGCACCGGCGCCGCCAAGGCCGTGTCGCAGGTGTACCCCGCGCTGAAGGGCAAGTTCGACGGCACCAGCCTGCGCGTGCCCACCCCCACGGGCAGCATCAGCGACGTCGTCGTGATCCTCAAGCGTGACGTGACCGCCCAGGAAGTCAACGACGTGTTCCGGAAAGCCGCCGAGGGCAGCCACAAGGGCATCATCGCCTACACCGAGGACCCCATCGTGCTCAGCGACATCGTGGGCGACCCCCACAGCGCCATCATCGACGGCGGCCTGACCATGGCGATGGGCAGCCTCGTGAAGTTCTTCAGCTGGTACGACAACGAGTGGGGCTACAGCAACCGCATCGCCGACCTCGTGCAGCTGGTCCAGCAGAAAGGCTGA
- a CDS encoding phosphoglycerate kinase → MQNLSQLDVQGKRVLVRVDYNVPVKDGLVQDDTRVTASLPTINALLDAGARNVILMSHFGRPKNGPEEKYSLKPVAPVLEKALGRPVTFIAGTADSDETLAAVEALPEGAVALLENVRFSAGEEKNEEGLNGRLARLGDAFVLDAFGSAHRAHSSVSGVAAQLPHAAGTLLQTEVDALGRLLDGAERPYVVIIGGAKVSDKIKVIENLLPRVDKLLIGGGMAYTFIKSQGGKIGDSIHEDDQLDLAARLLREYGDKIMLPVDVIAADAFSADANTQVVASNAIPDGWQGLDAGPETVRLYSEALKGAKTVFWNGPLGVFEFEKFAGGTNAVAAAVGSLKNQAYTVVGGGDSVSAINRSGKADQIDHISTGGGASLELLEGKALPGVEAMK, encoded by the coding sequence ATGCAGAACCTCAGTCAGCTGGATGTGCAGGGCAAGCGCGTGCTGGTGCGCGTGGATTACAACGTTCCCGTCAAGGATGGCTTGGTGCAGGACGACACGCGCGTCACGGCCAGCCTCCCGACCATCAACGCGCTGCTGGACGCGGGCGCGCGCAACGTGATCCTGATGAGCCACTTCGGCCGCCCGAAGAACGGCCCCGAGGAGAAGTACAGCCTGAAGCCCGTCGCGCCCGTGCTGGAGAAGGCGCTGGGCCGCCCCGTGACGTTCATTGCCGGGACCGCCGACAGTGACGAGACCCTGGCCGCCGTAGAGGCGCTGCCCGAGGGCGCGGTGGCGCTGCTGGAGAACGTGCGTTTCAGCGCGGGCGAGGAGAAGAACGAAGAGGGCCTGAACGGCAGGCTGGCCCGCCTGGGCGACGCGTTCGTGCTGGACGCCTTCGGCAGCGCCCACCGCGCGCACTCGTCCGTCAGTGGCGTGGCGGCGCAGCTGCCCCACGCGGCGGGCACGCTGCTGCAGACCGAGGTGGACGCGCTGGGCAGGCTGCTCGACGGCGCCGAGCGTCCCTACGTGGTGATCATCGGCGGCGCGAAGGTCAGTGACAAGATCAAGGTCATCGAGAACCTGCTGCCCCGCGTGGACAAGCTGCTGATCGGCGGTGGCATGGCGTACACGTTCATCAAGTCGCAGGGCGGGAAGATCGGGGACAGCATCCACGAGGACGACCAGCTGGACCTCGCGGCCCGACTGCTGCGCGAGTACGGCGACAAGATCATGCTGCCCGTGGACGTGATCGCCGCCGACGCGTTCAGCGCCGACGCGAATACCCAGGTGGTCGCCAGCAACGCCATCCCCGACGGCTGGCAGGGCCTCGACGCGGGTCCCGAGACGGTCAGGCTGTACAGCGAGGCGCTGAAGGGCGCGAAGACCGTGTTCTGGAACGGCCCGCTGGGCGTGTTCGAGTTCGAGAAGTTCGCGGGAGGCACGAACGCCGTCGCGGCCGCGGTGGGCAGCCTGAAGAACCAGGCGTACACCGTCGTGGGCGGCGGGGATTCCGTCAGCGCGATCAACAGGAGCGGCAAGGCCGACCAGATCGACCACATCAGCACCGGCGGCGGCGCCAGCCTGGAACTGCTCGAAGGCAAGGCCCTGCCCGGCGTCGAGGCGATGAAGTAA
- a CDS encoding GNAT family N-acetyltransferase: MTTTDVQHRDHTALTEEFARALVAHLNRLRAESHPDDPPTDPANVWGQMQHLPPILELDFWTVEDGGTIVAHARTQAFTVGENGHLAELELMVSPAARGRGLGRTLLGHAARAMQARGRTLLMGQTNDRVPAGEAFARRAGFQPGLSSHVNRLLLSDIPDGLLDAWTTRPDDGYTLEVWTDGVPDADLDAYAELLNVMNSAPRDDLDVEDHRTTPEEVRSMETLTRAGGRVAIVAVVRAPDGTLAGLTDVSWRPAQPGIVSQGNTGVLPAHRGHQLGRWLKAANVREVVRLNPNATEIRTQNADSNSPMLKINTDLGFRPFMASTVWQGAVTDVLSGLERN, encoded by the coding sequence ATGACCACCACCGACGTCCAGCACCGCGATCACACCGCCCTGACCGAGGAGTTCGCGCGGGCGCTCGTGGCGCACCTGAACCGACTGCGGGCCGAGTCCCACCCGGACGACCCGCCCACGGACCCGGCGAACGTGTGGGGGCAGATGCAGCACCTGCCGCCCATCCTGGAACTGGATTTCTGGACGGTGGAGGACGGCGGGACGATCGTCGCGCACGCGCGCACGCAGGCGTTCACGGTCGGGGAGAACGGGCATCTGGCCGAACTGGAGCTCATGGTCTCCCCTGCCGCGCGGGGGCGTGGGCTGGGCCGGACGCTGCTGGGCCACGCGGCGCGGGCCATGCAGGCGCGCGGGCGGACGCTGTTGATGGGGCAGACGAACGACCGCGTGCCTGCCGGTGAGGCGTTCGCGCGCCGCGCCGGGTTCCAGCCGGGCCTGAGCAGTCACGTCAACCGCCTGCTGCTCTCGGACATCCCGGACGGCCTGCTGGACGCTTGGACGACCCGCCCGGACGACGGGTACACGCTGGAGGTCTGGACGGACGGCGTGCCGGACGCGGACCTGGACGCGTACGCGGAGCTGCTGAACGTCATGAACAGCGCCCCGCGCGACGACCTGGACGTCGAGGACCACCGCACCACCCCCGAGGAGGTCCGCTCGATGGAGACCCTGACCCGCGCCGGGGGCCGGGTGGCGATCGTGGCGGTCGTCCGCGCGCCGGACGGGACGCTGGCGGGCCTGACGGACGTGTCGTGGCGGCCCGCGCAACCCGGCATCGTCAGTCAGGGGAACACCGGGGTGCTCCCGGCGCACCGGGGACACCAGCTGGGCCGCTGGCTGAAGGCGGCGAACGTGCGCGAGGTCGTGCGGCTGAACCCGAATGCCACCGAGATCCGCACGCAGAACGCGGACAGCAACAGCCCCATGCTGAAGATCAACACCGACCTGGGCTTCCGCCCGTTCATGGCGTCCACCGTGTGGCAGGGCGCCGTGACGGACGTGCTGTCCGGACTTGAAAGGAACTGA
- the tpiA gene encoding triose-phosphate isomerase produces the protein MKNLLALNWKMNKTPTEARAWAQELGEKLEAGQAELAVMAPAITLSALAANLPTGVGFGGQDVSAHESGAYTGEISAAMLKDVGATYAVVGHSERRDYHGETDAVVAAKARQAQANGLTPIVCVGEKLDVREAGEHVPFTLAQLAGSLEGVGTDVVVAYEPVWAIGTGKTATADDAEELAAAIRGALEERYGDAAAGIRVLYGGSVKPDNIASICAKPNVNGALVGGASLKVADVLGMNDALK, from the coding sequence ATGAAGAACCTGCTCGCACTGAACTGGAAGATGAACAAGACCCCCACCGAGGCCCGCGCCTGGGCGCAGGAACTCGGCGAGAAACTCGAGGCCGGGCAGGCGGAACTGGCCGTCATGGCCCCCGCGATCACCCTGAGCGCGCTGGCCGCGAACCTCCCCACCGGCGTGGGCTTCGGCGGGCAGGACGTGTCCGCGCACGAGTCCGGCGCGTACACCGGCGAGATCAGCGCCGCGATGCTCAAGGACGTCGGCGCGACGTACGCCGTCGTGGGCCACAGCGAACGCCGCGACTACCACGGCGAGACGGACGCGGTCGTGGCGGCCAAGGCCCGTCAGGCGCAGGCGAACGGCCTGACGCCCATCGTGTGCGTTGGCGAGAAGCTGGACGTGCGCGAGGCGGGCGAGCACGTCCCGTTCACGCTGGCGCAGCTGGCGGGCAGCCTGGAGGGCGTGGGCACCGACGTGGTCGTCGCGTACGAGCCGGTCTGGGCAATCGGAACCGGCAAGACCGCCACCGCCGACGACGCCGAGGAACTCGCCGCCGCGATCCGCGGGGCGCTGGAGGAACGCTACGGCGACGCGGCGGCAGGCATCCGCGTGCTGTACGGCGGCAGCGTGAAGCCGGACAACATCGCCAGCATCTGCGCGAAGCCGAACGTGAACGGCGCCCTGGTGGGCGGCGCGAGCCTGAAGGTCGCGGACGTACTGGGCATGAACGACGCGCTGAAGTAA